Below is a genomic region from Nitrospiraceae bacterium.
TCCACCAACCGTGCTCGAACCCTGTCGGGCACGAACCGGTGTAACACTTCCAGGCATCGATCTTCAGCGTCTCCGCTTGCATCGCCATGAACTCTAGGTCGGCTGGACCGAGCTGTGGCGTGGCCAGCCCGTGTGCAAGCATCCGTTGCGACCCGGCAACGCGGTTCACTTCGTCGCGAATGTGCGCCATCTCGCTCGGGGGAACAACGGCCTCCTGAGGATAGGGGCCCGGCGGTGTACTGATGAGGCCGATCGACGTTTCGCTATCCAAGAACACTTCTTTCACAAAGTTCTGCCATGAGAGATCGTCGATCGTCCCTCGATCTGCCGCCAGCTTTGGATTGAGTCCTGCCTCACGGATACGGCGTCGCAACGCAAGGAGTCCTGATTTGGAGACAGCGCCTTTTCTTTTGTCCTCGGCATCCGTCGGATCGAAGTGTGAGCCGACGTAGTGTGTTTGTACGTCGAAGATGAAGTACGGCGAGCCTTGTCGTTCGGCAAAAGCCGACGGTTCAAAAAGTTCACTCTCGAACACATCGAAGAAACGACCGAACACGGAATTCATCGCTATCAGCGCGGCAGCCATCCCGCCGGACGTTCGGAGAAAGTCCCGCCGGCTGACCCCAAGTCGCATCGCAGCCTGGTGGCTCAGCATAGAAACGGCTACTTCGACACGGGCCTGATCCTGGGTCTGAGGGAGCGGAGCAAACTCTTCGTTGGAGACGATCTGCGTTGGAACGGGCCCGGCCGAGATACTGGCCCGCCTGAACCCTCGCTTGATTCCCCATGATGCGCCAGCAGCCATCCCGATCTCCCTTCGCAGAGGTTAGTCCTGGGAGATTCTGTGGAATGCCGCTCGACGTGTCAAGCAAGCGACTCATGAAATGCGGAGCGGTCGACAAGCCTGAGGTCGGAATGCCGACTAGCGGGTTGAGCGAGGGGGGTGAGGTTGCCGGGGACCGTCGTTAGGCAACGGTCGGTTGTTTCCACCACCATACTCCTTGCGAAGCTGCCGGCGGAATTCACGTCTTTCCGCCTGACTCATGTTGCGCCACCGGTCTCGCATCTCTTGACGCTGCTCGGGTGGTAAAGAGCGAAACCACTGGCGGGCGTTACGGATGGCCTCCCGCTGTTCGGGAGGAAGCTGGCGAAACCTCTGGAATCGCTCACGAAGACGCTGCTGCTGATCCGGCGACAATTGCTGCCACTGCTGAAAACGCTGGTGAGCCTCCTCACGCTCTTGAGGATTCATATTCTGCCATTGCCGCGCCCCGTTCAGAAGCCGCTGCTGCCGTTCCGGGGGCAACTGATCCCACGTTCCACTGAACCGCTGAAGAAGCTGTTGCTCATCCTGGCCTAATTGGCTCCAGGGAACCCCTGCGACATCGGACTGAGCCCAGGCCGTTCCGCTGAGGGCTGCAAGGATGATCATGATCATTAGCACCGACTTCATGGCGTCACTTCCCTCCGTGGAGGTGGGGAAGCCGGTTGACTCTCGCTCGCGGATGGTTCCTGCTCCAATCGTTTTGATCTGGATTGATCAGGAGAATCTCTTTGGGTCGGCGTTGGTGCTGGTGCTGGTTCATTTGCCTCGAGCGCGGGCGAGTCGTCCACCTGAAAGGGATCGATCCATTTGTCGTCGCCGGTATGCCAGGAACCGAGAAACTCCAAAAAATCCGTGTCCGGTGGCGAAGCAGCATCGCGCGGCGCGGCTTGTACCTGGTTGATGAGTAACCCCATCGTTCCCAGTGCTACCAGCGTCCATCTACCCCGTCGTGTCGGCATCAGCCAGCCAATGGTAGAACTCAAGATCTTCTGCAAGGTCGACGTTCTCAGCGGAGGTAATCAACTCCATGTCGTCGAGCGCCAGTGTATGAGGCCGCTCATGGGCTGGCTGCACAAGCCACATGGAGAACGAGAGTGCTCCGATAGCCGTCATCGCGAGTCCGCCGACCCAGACTCTCCATCGGCTGCGAACCGGCCTCGCATCGAGTGCCTGAATTCGTGCACGCTGGAGGCGCCGTGTGACGGCCACATCGAGATCTTCGACACTGCGGTCTAGGAGCTGCTTGGCTCCCGCAACAAACCGCTCATCGTCCTTATTGTAATCGGTGTTCACGGCCAGTGTTCTCCCAACAGTTGACGCAGTGCGCGCACGGCACGAAAATAATGGGTCTTGACGCTCCCCTCTGAACATCGCATGGCTGCTGCTGTTTGCGCAACGTCCAGCTCTTCCCACGCCCGCAAGATGAACGCTTGTTGTTGCCGGAACGGCAGGGTTCTTAAGGCTTGATCGAGTGCGGCCATAGCACGCTTCCGGGCGAGCTGTTCATCGCCCAGCAAACTACCAGTGTCCGCCACGGATTCGAGCGGATCGTCCTGCTCGGTGTCATCCTCACGCCGGCTTAACCAGGCTCGCCAACGGTTCCGAACCTTTGCTCTCCTGTACCAGTCGCGAATCCGGCTCTGCAAAATTGTATGGAACAGCGGACCCCATTCGACTTCCTTACGTCCACCATACTGCTGGACCAACTTCAACATCGAGTCCTGAACGAGATCCATCGCTTCATCGGCATCGCCGGTGGCAACCTGCGCCATGCGAAACGCTCGACGTTCGACTCCGGCTAGAAACCGATCCAGGGCCTGGTTTCGATCTAGGATTGCGCTCCTCCCACCGAGACAGAGCCCGCGAGAAAACTCAAGTGAAGCAAGCTCATACACCGTCGCCGACATGCGTATTCCTTATGCTCGCAGTGTCGCTCGGTTTTCCTCGTACCGAGTCATTGTTGACCTAATCTCATGTACGGTCAAGTCGATTGGGCTGAGGAAAATAGTCATCCTCGGGAAATATCCGTTCACACACGGGACCATCTCCTTCATCCCTTGTTTAGCGATAACGCTAGAACGGGCTTGCGGTTGACAGGAGTGGGCTGGCGAGGCTGCTTGGGAGGCTGACCGAATCAGAGAGGGCTCAAAGGGTTATTTTGCCCTAGAGACGGATGCGGTTCGGGAAGATCCGCCTGCTTCGGATCGGCTCGGCGGAATTATCGCAACCACATCGTGGGCCGGATCGCCTTCTTGGTCTTTTCCATCTCGCCCGACGCTATACATCAGACCCTTCTGTGAATTGACCAGCATAGGAAGACCGGTGAAGGGATCATAGTGCGATTGACCGGCTTTCGCCAATCGAGTGAGAAATGCTCCCTCCTGTGGGCCTCGCCTGATCCACACCTGTAGGCTCGCCAGACGAAGCTGGGCATCCGTCTCTACCATACGCCCAATGTAGGGATCCCACGAAGGAAGCGGTTCGATTCCGATGACATGTTCGATAGGATTGATCAGATAGTCCATGGTACTCGTTGGCTCGGTTCGAATGAAGCCGGACATCTTCGGCAAGCTCAGATATCGACCTTCCGCAACCGCTCGATTCGCAGCCTCATAATAATTGGCATAGTCGTTGGCTCGTCGTTGAACGGGAAGAGACATGGCTGCTGCAAAGGATACGTGGAGAGGACGTTCCTCCGTCCGATCCTGTTTCAATGCTGTTTTCACCGTTTTTGTGGCCCACGTGAAGTAACTCTGCATCGGCCATCGGACGGAGAGTTCAGCCTGATCAAGCGGGCGGACAACTTTCCCCAGACGGCTGATTGATGCATCGTCGAGATCAGGCCTGATCAATAATCCTGAGGCAATCGCGACATCATCCAACACAGCATCGGCGGCGAGCATCTTGATCATGAGGGTTTTAGATTGAACCAGGACCGAACGCCACGCTTCCATGTCCGTCTCCAAACGTTCAAGGCCGGTGGCCAGGTCCTGACCGAACCCTTCGGCGAGGTAGAGACGGTGAGTCAGAAGAATATGGGGACAATTAGGGCTAACAATCTCTCCGAATCCCCAATCCTCGAACGGCAGTTTGAGCCACTGTTGATACCGACCGAGTGC
It encodes:
- a CDS encoding amidohydrolase family protein, with protein sequence MAAGASWGIKRGFRRASISAGPVPTQIVSNEEFAPLPQTQDQARVEVAVSMLSHQAAMRLGVSRRDFLRTSGGMAAALIAMNSVFGRFFDVFESELFEPSAFAERQGSPYFIFDVQTHYVGSHFDPTDAEDKRKGAVSKSGLLALRRRIREAGLNPKLAADRGTIDDLSWQNFVKEVFLDSETSIGLISTPPGPYPQEAVVPPSEMAHIRDEVNRVAGSQRMLAHGLATPQLGPADLEFMAMQAETLKIDAWKCYTGSCPTGFEHGWWMDDEQIAYPMLEQARKLNVRRVCVHKGLPLGPVPAYNHPKDLIQAAKDFPDMDFLVYHSGLKSAASVDDIFAKTGEIPWTTEFCRMKKGEPKIQNIYMELGSTFGQLVTTSPMICAHLLGQIIETFGVDHVLWGTDSIWYGTPQWQIEAFRRFQIPDQLVEKHHYRSLTREVKEQIFGLNAARVFRVDVTTKRTEVPKDYLGKIRMSYLQEGPEPSHRLYGWVR
- a CDS encoding DUF3106 domain-containing protein, yielding MKSVLMIMIILAALSGTAWAQSDVAGVPWSQLGQDEQQLLQRFSGTWDQLPPERQQRLLNGARQWQNMNPQEREEAHQRFQQWQQLSPDQQQRLRERFQRFRQLPPEQREAIRNARQWFRSLPPEQRQEMRDRWRNMSQAERREFRRQLRKEYGGGNNRPLPNDGPRQPHPPRSTR
- a CDS encoding DUF3619 family protein, with product MNTDYNKDDERFVAGAKQLLDRSVEDLDVAVTRRLQRARIQALDARPVRSRWRVWVGGLAMTAIGALSFSMWLVQPAHERPHTLALDDMELITSAENVDLAEDLEFYHWLADADTTG
- a CDS encoding RNA polymerase sigma factor, which translates into the protein MSATVYELASLEFSRGLCLGGRSAILDRNQALDRFLAGVERRAFRMAQVATGDADEAMDLVQDSMLKLVQQYGGRKEVEWGPLFHTILQSRIRDWYRRAKVRNRWRAWLSRREDDTEQDDPLESVADTGSLLGDEQLARKRAMAALDQALRTLPFRQQQAFILRAWEELDVAQTAAAMRCSEGSVKTHYFRAVRALRQLLGEHWP